The following coding sequences lie in one Myxococcus xanthus genomic window:
- a CDS encoding YigZ family protein, whose amino-acid sequence MDEKRYPIPAGLHRVEQDIQKSRFITTAAHTPTVEEAKAFIARVREEFDDATHNCWAFVVGPPGSTAQVGMSDDGEPHGTAGRPMLTALLHGGVGDVAMVVTRYFGGTLLGKGGLVRAYTAGVQQALESLPTTERVRKTRLAVEVEYTHVDGLRRLLPSYEVQVLAEEYSATVGYRLELPVTQVEPLRTALNDLTLGQVLVEPLDSDD is encoded by the coding sequence ATGGACGAGAAGCGCTACCCCATCCCGGCCGGGCTCCACCGGGTGGAGCAGGACATCCAGAAGAGCCGCTTCATCACCACGGCCGCCCATACGCCTACCGTGGAAGAGGCGAAGGCCTTCATCGCCCGCGTCCGCGAGGAGTTCGACGACGCCACCCACAACTGCTGGGCCTTCGTCGTCGGGCCTCCGGGCTCCACCGCCCAGGTGGGCATGAGCGACGACGGCGAGCCCCATGGGACGGCCGGCCGCCCCATGCTCACCGCCCTGCTCCACGGGGGCGTGGGCGACGTGGCCATGGTCGTCACCCGGTACTTCGGTGGGACGCTGCTCGGGAAGGGCGGGCTGGTGCGCGCCTATACGGCTGGCGTCCAGCAGGCGCTCGAAAGCCTCCCCACCACGGAGCGTGTGCGCAAGACCCGACTGGCCGTCGAGGTGGAGTACACCCACGTCGATGGGTTGCGCCGCCTGCTGCCGTCCTACGAGGTGCAGGTGCTGGCGGAGGAGTATTCGGCCACCGTGGGGTACCGGCTGGAGCTGCCCGTCACCCAGGTGGAGCCCCTGCGGACCGCGTTGAACGACCTGACATTGGGACAGGTGCTCGTCGAGCCGCTCGATTCGGACGATTGA
- a CDS encoding aldehyde dehydrogenase family protein produces MLAERYPYYLANRPRQPNAELAVTHKYSGEVVTHVAVADVAAVEEAIAAAVRAAEPMRKMAPYARQAVLEHCVRRFRERAEELALALCIEAGKPLRDARGEVERLIDTFKAAAEEAVRGGGEVLNLEVSKRAAGYRGFTQRVPVGPCSFITPFNFPLNLVAHKVAPAIAAGCPFILKPSDRTPVSALIMAEVLAETELPEGAFSVLPVRLEDIGPLIEDDRLKLLSFTGSEKVGWELKARAGRKKVVLELGGNAACVVDEAPGAPLDFIADRVAQGAFFQAGQSCISVQRVLVHASLYDALREKLVERAKALRPGNPSDEATTLGPMIDEPAARRLEDWIQQAVQRGARVLTGGGRRGSVLDATVLEAVPDDAALSTEEAFGPVVLLQPFGSFDEALAQVNSGRFGLQAGIFTQDLSRAMKAWDELEVGGVVVGDVPSFRVDTMPYGGVKGSGIGREGVKYAIEDMTELRLLVLRQA; encoded by the coding sequence ATGCTGGCTGAACGTTATCCGTACTACCTGGCCAACCGTCCCCGGCAGCCCAACGCGGAGCTGGCCGTCACCCACAAGTACTCGGGCGAGGTCGTGACGCACGTCGCGGTCGCGGATGTCGCGGCCGTCGAGGAGGCCATCGCCGCCGCCGTGCGCGCGGCCGAGCCCATGCGGAAGATGGCCCCGTACGCGCGGCAGGCCGTGCTCGAACACTGCGTGCGCCGCTTCCGCGAGCGCGCGGAGGAACTGGCACTGGCGCTCTGCATCGAAGCGGGCAAGCCGCTGCGCGACGCGCGGGGTGAGGTGGAGCGGCTCATCGACACCTTCAAGGCCGCCGCCGAGGAGGCCGTGCGCGGCGGGGGCGAGGTGCTGAACCTGGAGGTGTCGAAGCGCGCCGCGGGCTACCGGGGCTTCACCCAGCGCGTGCCGGTGGGGCCGTGCTCGTTCATCACCCCGTTCAACTTCCCGCTCAACCTGGTGGCGCACAAGGTGGCGCCTGCCATCGCCGCGGGCTGCCCGTTCATCCTCAAGCCTTCGGACCGCACGCCGGTGAGCGCGCTCATCATGGCGGAGGTCCTGGCGGAGACGGAGCTGCCCGAGGGGGCATTCTCCGTGCTGCCCGTGCGGCTGGAGGACATCGGGCCGCTCATCGAGGACGACCGGCTGAAGCTGCTCTCGTTCACGGGCTCGGAGAAGGTGGGCTGGGAGCTGAAGGCGCGGGCGGGCCGGAAGAAGGTGGTGCTGGAGCTGGGCGGCAACGCGGCCTGCGTGGTGGACGAAGCGCCGGGCGCGCCGCTGGACTTCATCGCGGACCGGGTGGCGCAGGGGGCCTTCTTCCAGGCCGGGCAGAGCTGCATCTCGGTGCAGCGCGTGCTGGTCCATGCGTCGCTCTACGATGCGCTTCGCGAGAAGCTCGTTGAACGAGCGAAGGCTCTGCGGCCGGGTAATCCGTCGGACGAGGCCACGACGCTGGGGCCCATGATTGACGAGCCCGCGGCGCGGCGCCTGGAGGACTGGATTCAGCAGGCCGTACAGCGTGGAGCGCGGGTACTCACGGGTGGCGGACGGCGGGGTTCGGTGCTCGATGCCACGGTGCTGGAGGCGGTGCCCGACGATGCCGCACTGAGTACCGAGGAGGCCTTCGGCCCGGTCGTCCTGCTCCAGCCCTTTGGCAGCTTCGACGAGGCCCTGGCCCAGGTGAACAGCGGGCGCTTCGGACTCCAGGCGGGCATCTTCACGCAGGACCTGTCGCGGGCGATGAAGGCCTGGGACGAGCTGGAGGTGGGCGGAGTCGTCGTGGGCGACGTGCCGAGCTTCCGCGTCGACACCATGCCCTACGGGGGCGTGAAGGGCTCGGGCATCGGCCGCGAGGGCGTGAAGTACGCCATCGAGGACATGACAGAGCTTCGGTTGCTGGTGCTGCGTCAGGCGTGA